A single window of Gossypium hirsutum isolate 1008001.06 chromosome A10, Gossypium_hirsutum_v2.1, whole genome shotgun sequence DNA harbors:
- the LOC107904209 gene encoding multiple organellar RNA editing factor 7, mitochondrial isoform X2, translated as MLSSVAQKLIGRRFSHYPSSSLCILSRYFSSDSGSNNSVLPETTKLTRTPVLVEGCDYEHWFVVMEAPKGYPLRDEIVNTYIKTLAMALGSEEDAKKSIYSVSTKYYYAFGCKVPEDLVFKIKNSYSGDPVDNSYGGEPFIDGKVVPYDDKYHSDWIQAQNDYRSKGTTHPKKASRKQKKQ; from the exons ATGTTATCAAGCGTCGCTCAGAAGCTAATCGGTCGCCGTTTCTCACATTATCCATCATCTAGTTTATGCATACTCTCGAGATATTTCTCCAGCGACTCAGGATCTAATAACTCAGTGCTTCCTGAGACAACCAAGTTGACTCGGACGCCAGTTCTGGTGGAGGGATGTGACTATGAACACTGGTTCGTAGTTATGGAGGCTCCCAAGGGATACCCACTTCGAGATGAGATCGTTAACACCTACATTAAAACCCTAGCAATGGCTTTGGGAAG TGAAGAGGATGCCAAGAAGTCTATATACTCTGTTTCCACCAAGTATTATTATGCATTTGGTTGCAAAGTACCAGAAGATTTGGTTTTTAAGATTAAAA ATTCTTATTCGGGGGACCCTGTTGATAATAGCTATGGAG GAGAACCGTTCATTGATGGGAAGGTTGTTCCGTATGATGACAAGTATCACTCTGACTGGATCCAGGCTCAAAATGATTATAGAAGTAAAGGAACAACTCATCCAAAAAAAGCAAGTCGAAAACAAAAGAAACAGTAG
- the LOC107904209 gene encoding multiple organellar RNA editing factor 7, mitochondrial isoform X1 → MLSSVAQKLIGRRFSHYPSSSLCILSRYFSSDSGSNNSVLPETTKLTRTPVLVEGCDYEHWFVVMEAPKGYPLRDEIVNTYIKTLAMALGSEEDAKKSIYSVSTKYYYAFGCKVPEDLVFKIKTLPNVKWVLPDSYSGDPVDNSYGGEPFIDGKVVPYDDKYHSDWIQAQNDYRSKGTTHPKKASRKQKKQ, encoded by the exons ATGTTATCAAGCGTCGCTCAGAAGCTAATCGGTCGCCGTTTCTCACATTATCCATCATCTAGTTTATGCATACTCTCGAGATATTTCTCCAGCGACTCAGGATCTAATAACTCAGTGCTTCCTGAGACAACCAAGTTGACTCGGACGCCAGTTCTGGTGGAGGGATGTGACTATGAACACTGGTTCGTAGTTATGGAGGCTCCCAAGGGATACCCACTTCGAGATGAGATCGTTAACACCTACATTAAAACCCTAGCAATGGCTTTGGGAAG TGAAGAGGATGCCAAGAAGTCTATATACTCTGTTTCCACCAAGTATTATTATGCATTTGGTTGCAAAGTACCAGAAGATTTGGTTTTTAAGATTAAAA CTCTGCCTAATGTGAAATGGGTTTTACCAGATTCTTATTCGGGGGACCCTGTTGATAATAGCTATGGAG GAGAACCGTTCATTGATGGGAAGGTTGTTCCGTATGATGACAAGTATCACTCTGACTGGATCCAGGCTCAAAATGATTATAGAAGTAAAGGAACAACTCATCCAAAAAAAGCAAGTCGAAAACAAAAGAAACAGTAG
- the LOC107904209 gene encoding multiple organellar RNA editing factor 7, mitochondrial isoform X3 yields the protein MLSSVAQKLIGRRFSHYPSSSLCILSRYFSSDSGSNNSVLPETTKLTRTPVLVEGCDYEHWFVVMEAPKGYPLRDEIVNTYIKTLAMALGSEEDAKKSIYSVSTKYYYAFGCKVPEDLVFKIKTLPNVKWVLPDSYSGDPVDNSYGVLLEDKWEGSRVNVIKH from the exons ATGTTATCAAGCGTCGCTCAGAAGCTAATCGGTCGCCGTTTCTCACATTATCCATCATCTAGTTTATGCATACTCTCGAGATATTTCTCCAGCGACTCAGGATCTAATAACTCAGTGCTTCCTGAGACAACCAAGTTGACTCGGACGCCAGTTCTGGTGGAGGGATGTGACTATGAACACTGGTTCGTAGTTATGGAGGCTCCCAAGGGATACCCACTTCGAGATGAGATCGTTAACACCTACATTAAAACCCTAGCAATGGCTTTGGGAAG TGAAGAGGATGCCAAGAAGTCTATATACTCTGTTTCCACCAAGTATTATTATGCATTTGGTTGCAAAGTACCAGAAGATTTGGTTTTTAAGATTAAAA CTCTGCCTAATGTGAAATGGGTTTTACCAGATTCTTATTCGGGGGACCCTGTTGATAATAGCTATGGAG TACTTTTGGAAGACAAATGGGAAGGCAGTAGAGTGAATGTCATTAAGCATTGA
- the LOC107904209 gene encoding multiple organellar RNA editing factor 7, mitochondrial isoform X4, with protein sequence MLSSVAQKLIGRRFSHYPSSSLCILSRYFSSDSGSNNSVLPETTKLTRTPVLVEGCDYEHWFVVMEAPKGYPLRDEIVNTYIKTLAMALGSEEDAKKSIYSVSTKYYYAFGCKVPEDLVFKIKNSYSGDPVDNSYGVLLEDKWEGSRVNVIKH encoded by the exons ATGTTATCAAGCGTCGCTCAGAAGCTAATCGGTCGCCGTTTCTCACATTATCCATCATCTAGTTTATGCATACTCTCGAGATATTTCTCCAGCGACTCAGGATCTAATAACTCAGTGCTTCCTGAGACAACCAAGTTGACTCGGACGCCAGTTCTGGTGGAGGGATGTGACTATGAACACTGGTTCGTAGTTATGGAGGCTCCCAAGGGATACCCACTTCGAGATGAGATCGTTAACACCTACATTAAAACCCTAGCAATGGCTTTGGGAAG TGAAGAGGATGCCAAGAAGTCTATATACTCTGTTTCCACCAAGTATTATTATGCATTTGGTTGCAAAGTACCAGAAGATTTGGTTTTTAAGATTAAAA ATTCTTATTCGGGGGACCCTGTTGATAATAGCTATGGAG TACTTTTGGAAGACAAATGGGAAGGCAGTAGAGTGAATGTCATTAAGCATTGA
- the LOC107902469 gene encoding trimethyltridecatetraene synthase, whose translation MATPSWFSYLTPWLATLALILLSLRLCRRRKLNLPPGPKPWPIIGNLNLVGSLPHQSIHALSRKYGPIMQLKFGSFPVVVASSVEMAKAVLKTNDVIFTDRPKNAAGEYTTYNYSDITWSPYGPYWRQARKICLTELFNAKRLESYQYIRREEMNLFLKRLYESSGTQIVLKDHLSSLSLNVISRMVFGKKYTEGSGENEIVTPNEFKEMLDELFLLNGVLDIGDSIPWLTFLDLQGYIKRMKALSKKFDRFLEHVLDEHNARREGAEDYVAKDMVDVLLQLSEDPNLEVKLERHSVKAFTQDMIAGGTESSAVTVEWAISELLKKPEILAKATEELDTVIGRERWVEEKDVVNLPYIDSIAKETMRLHPVAPMLVPRVVRQDCKIAGYDIPKGTRAFVNVWTIGRDTSLWDNPNEFWPDRFMGKSIDVKGHDFELLPFGAGRRMCPGYPLGIKVIQASLANVLHGFTWKLPNNTTKEDLNMEEIFGLSTPKKYPLEAIAEPRLPLHMYS comes from the exons ATGGCAACTCCCTCTTGGTTTTCTTACTTGACGCCATGGCTTGCCACTCTAGCTCTCATCCTCCTCTCCCTTCGCCTCTGTCGTCGCCGGAAACTCAACTTACCACCCGGTCCAAAACCCTGGCCGATAATCGGCAACCTCAATCTCGTTGGCTCACTTCCCCACCAGTCCATCCATGCTCTCTCCCGAAAATACGGTCCCATCATGCAACTCAAATTCGGGTCATTCCCCGTCGTCGTTGCTTCATCGGTTGAAATGGCCAAAGCCGTGTTGAAAACCAACGATGTCATCTTCACCGACCGGCCCAAAAACGCTGCTGGCGAATACACTACTTACAATTACTCTGATATTACATGGTCTCCCTATGGTCCATACTGGCGTCAGGCACGAAAAATATGCCTAACAGAGCTTTTCAATGCGAAACGTCTAGAATCATACCAGTATATCCGAAGAGAAGAGATGAATTTGTTTCTCAAAAGGTTGTACGAATCATCTGGCACCCAAATCGTTTTGAAAGATCATCTTTCGAGCTTGAGCCTTAATGTAATCAGTAGGATGGTGTTTGGGAAAAAATACACGGAGGGGAGTGGCGAGAACGAGATTGTGACACCAAATGAGTTCAAGGAGATGTTGGACGAGTTGTTCTTGCTTAACGGGGTGCTAGATATCGGTGACTCGATCCCTTGGCTCACTTTCCTAGATTTGCAGGGCTATATAAAGAGAATGAAGGCATTGAGCAAAAAATTCGACAGGTTCTTGGAGCATGTGTTGGATGAACACAACGCCAGGAGAGAAGGGGCGGAAGATTATGTTGCGAAGGACATGGTGGATGTGCTTTTGCAGCTTTCTGAGGATCCCAATCTTGAGGTCAAGCTTGAAAGGCATAGTGTTAAGGCATTTACTCAG GACATGATAGCTGGTGGAACAGAGAGTTCAGCCGTGACTGTAGAATGGGCAATCTCGGAGCTATTGAAAAAACCCGAAATTTTGGCAAAGGCCACGGAAGAACTCGACACAGTGATCGGCAGGGAACGGTGGGTCGAAGAGAAGGATGTTGTGAACCTACCTTACATCGACTCGATAGCCAAGGAGACAATGCGGTTGCACCCGGTGGCACCAATGCTAGTGCCTCGCGTAGTTCGCCAAGACTGTAAAATAGCCGGTTATGACATTCCCAAGGGAACTAGAGCCTTTGTAAACGTTTGGACAATTGGGAGAGACACTAGCCTTTGGGACAACCCCAATGAGTTTTGGCCCGACAGGTTCATGGGAAAGAGTATTGATGTCAAAGGACATGATTTTGAGTTGTTGCCATTTGGAGCCGGAAGAAGAATGTGTCCCGGATATCCCCTAGGGATTAAGGTCATTCAAGCAAGTTTAGCTAATGTTTTACATGGATTTACTTGGAAGTTGCCTAATAATACCACAAAGGAAGATCTCAATATGGAGGAAATATTCGGGCTTTCCACCCCTAAAAAGTACCCACTTGAGGCAATTGCAGAGCCTAGGCTCCCACTTCACATGTACTCTTAG